A stretch of Desulfovibrio desulfuricans DSM 642 DNA encodes these proteins:
- a CDS encoding DUF721 domain-containing protein encodes MAVFRKRQKDSQPVHAMEVMTSVMAGLGAAPGQGETRARLQQLWLNWGMVMGPDLTPLARPMGHHRDVLLIGAEDAMLAQELHLMAGEMLERVNAFMEQPFFSAIKVSLLMGKTGLDKAATRKTASADKPAPRLRAPEPLRADGVYLEAMDPASPVARAYARFIRRRRTR; translated from the coding sequence ATGGCCGTATTCCGCAAACGACAGAAAGACTCTCAGCCCGTACACGCCATGGAGGTCATGACCTCCGTGATGGCGGGGCTCGGCGCGGCCCCCGGCCAGGGAGAAACGCGAGCGCGGTTACAACAGCTCTGGCTCAACTGGGGCATGGTCATGGGGCCTGATCTTACGCCTTTGGCGCGGCCCATGGGGCATCATCGGGATGTTCTGCTTATCGGGGCAGAGGATGCCATGCTGGCGCAGGAGCTGCACCTTATGGCGGGCGAAATGCTGGAGAGGGTCAATGCCTTTATGGAACAGCCTTTTTTCAGCGCCATAAAGGTCAGCCTGCTCATGGGCAAGACCGGGCTGGACAAGGCCGCAACACGGAAAACAGCAAGTGCGGATAAGCCAGCGCCCCGGTTGCGAGCACCAGAGCCTCTGCGCGCTGATGGCGTATATCTGGAGGCAATGGATCCTGCATCGCCGGTGGCGCGAGCCTATGCGCGCTTTATCCGGCGGCGGCGCACACGCTGA
- a CDS encoding HAMP domain-containing methyl-accepting chemotaxis protein — MKLSVKLSLMAGFLMALTIALGLFSLVQMSKINDGSTDINQNWLPSTRYALNLNIDMAGFRLAQVQLANSPEAQDRAHYQTRMDIYLKSIETNKSKYVPLIASSEERKVYEAFLREWEKYLDTSKQIVRLADQGQIDEARSLTRGETRAVFEKCNNSLTELVRINTEGSLAASKGCDDLYASAKLLVICLLVASILAGTATAVVILRGTHKQLGKDPGELNTIALRVVDGDYNIDDGSPKAGVYESIVAMVAALKSHIDHAKEESSKAQEAAEQARKAQIVAEEATARAETARKEGLLDAATQLEGVVNVIASASEELSAQIEQSSHGAEQQAHRIADTATAVEEMNATVIEVAKNAGAGANLSASTQSKAKEGDDVTTKCRRAMDEVQAETIGLKTNMDTLSVHAQAINEIMTVISDIADQTNLLALNAAIEAARAGEAGRGFAVVADEVRKLAEKTMSSTQDVGKAIQAIQESSKEGVRRMDQAVGKVNLAADLAEKCGAALAEILSLAEQTADQVRSIATASEEQSASSEEIARSVEHVNTIASETSQAMGEASKAVSELAAQAQNLSRIITHLKNS, encoded by the coding sequence ATGAAGTTGAGTGTCAAGTTATCCCTAATGGCAGGTTTTTTAATGGCTCTGACAATTGCCCTTGGGCTTTTCAGCCTTGTGCAGATGTCAAAAATCAATGACGGCTCAACAGACATCAATCAAAACTGGCTTCCGTCCACACGGTACGCCTTGAATCTCAATATAGACATGGCTGGCTTTCGGCTGGCACAGGTACAGCTTGCCAACAGTCCTGAAGCGCAGGACAGGGCGCACTACCAGACGCGCATGGACATTTATTTAAAGAGCATTGAGACGAATAAATCCAAGTATGTGCCCCTCATTGCTTCGTCTGAAGAAAGAAAGGTTTATGAGGCATTTCTGCGCGAATGGGAGAAATATCTGGATACTTCCAAACAAATTGTTCGTCTTGCAGATCAAGGACAAATAGATGAAGCGCGAAGCCTCACCCGGGGTGAAACACGCGCTGTTTTTGAAAAGTGCAACAACAGCCTAACTGAACTTGTCCGCATAAATACGGAAGGCAGCCTGGCCGCCAGCAAAGGCTGCGATGACTTGTACGCCTCGGCCAAGCTTCTGGTTATCTGCCTGCTGGTGGCCTCTATTCTGGCAGGAACCGCCACTGCGGTTGTCATCCTGCGCGGCACCCACAAGCAGCTGGGCAAAGACCCCGGCGAACTGAACACTATTGCCCTGCGGGTTGTGGACGGCGACTACAACATTGACGATGGCAGCCCCAAGGCTGGCGTGTACGAATCCATTGTAGCCATGGTGGCGGCCCTCAAGAGCCACATTGACCACGCCAAGGAAGAATCCAGCAAGGCTCAGGAAGCGGCAGAACAGGCCCGCAAGGCCCAGATTGTGGCAGAAGAAGCCACTGCGCGGGCAGAAACGGCCCGTAAGGAAGGTCTGCTTGACGCCGCCACCCAGCTTGAAGGCGTGGTCAACGTCATCGCATCAGCCTCTGAAGAACTTTCCGCCCAGATCGAGCAATCTTCGCACGGCGCTGAGCAGCAGGCCCACCGCATTGCGGACACCGCCACCGCAGTGGAAGAAATGAATGCTACGGTCATTGAAGTTGCCAAGAACGCCGGAGCCGGTGCAAACCTGTCCGCATCCACACAGAGCAAGGCCAAGGAAGGCGATGATGTAACCACAAAGTGTCGGCGAGCCATGGACGAGGTTCAGGCCGAAACAATAGGGCTCAAAACCAACATGGACACTCTTTCTGTCCACGCACAGGCCATCAACGAAATTATGACTGTTATCTCGGACATCGCCGACCAGACAAACCTGCTGGCCCTGAACGCGGCAATTGAAGCTGCGCGCGCTGGTGAGGCGGGCCGTGGCTTTGCCGTTGTGGCAGACGAAGTGCGCAAACTGGCAGAAAAGACCATGTCTTCCACCCAGGATGTGGGCAAGGCCATTCAGGCCATTCAGGAAAGTTCCAAAGAAGGTGTGCGCCGCATGGACCAGGCGGTTGGCAAGGTAAACCTTGCTGCCGATCTTGCCGAAAAATGCGGTGCCGCGCTTGCGGAAATTCTCAGCCTTGCGGAGCAGACAGCTGATCAGGTGCGCAGTATCGCCACCGCCAGCGAAGAGCAGTCCGCTTCTTCTGAAGAAATCGCGCGCTCCGTGGAACACGTCAACACCATCGCATCTGAGACATCGCAGGCAATGGGCGAAGCCAGCAAGGCTGTTTCCGAGCTGGCGGCACAGGCCCAGAACCTGTCCCGCATCATAACCCACCTCAAGAATTCCTAG
- a CDS encoding transporter substrate-binding domain-containing protein, translated as MQFFFSRLGFILAVLLLTAALPQSLYAQKTDNTLETIKKSGVISIAVPQDFPPFGSVGADMQPVGYDIDTARLIAKSLGVKVKLVPVTSTNRIPYLTTGKVDLVISSLGKNAEREKAIDFSVPYAPFFNGVFGPADLKVATAEDLTGKTIAVTRGAVEDMELTKIAPASTEIRRFEDNSSTIAAYLSGQVQMVATGNVVAASINGQNPAKHLGVKFLIKNSPCYIGLNKNEPELQKAVDDIIIQAKKDGQLEAIARTWLHTSLPQDF; from the coding sequence ATGCAATTTTTTTTCAGCCGCCTTGGTTTCATACTGGCCGTCTTGCTGCTGACCGCAGCTTTGCCGCAATCCCTTTACGCCCAAAAAACTGATAACACGCTTGAAACAATAAAAAAATCAGGCGTTATCTCCATTGCTGTTCCGCAGGACTTCCCCCCCTTTGGTTCTGTGGGCGCAGATATGCAGCCTGTGGGTTACGACATTGATACTGCCCGGCTTATTGCAAAAAGCCTGGGCGTCAAGGTGAAGCTTGTGCCAGTTACCAGCACAAACCGCATTCCCTACCTTACCACTGGCAAGGTTGATCTGGTCATCTCCTCGCTGGGCAAAAACGCCGAACGCGAAAAAGCCATCGACTTTTCAGTTCCCTACGCGCCTTTCTTTAACGGCGTATTTGGCCCCGCCGATCTCAAGGTCGCCACGGCAGAAGATCTGACGGGCAAGACAATTGCGGTGACCCGTGGCGCGGTTGAGGACATGGAACTGACCAAGATTGCGCCCGCATCAACAGAAATCCGCCGTTTTGAGGACAACAGTTCAACCATCGCCGCATATCTTTCCGGCCAGGTGCAGATGGTTGCCACAGGCAACGTTGTGGCGGCTTCCATCAACGGGCAGAACCCGGCCAAACATCTGGGAGTCAAATTCCTCATCAAGAACTCGCCCTGTTACATCGGGCTGAACAAAAACGAGCCGGAACTGCAAAAGGCTGTGGACGACATCATCATCCAGGCAAAGAAGGACGGGCAGCTTGAAGCCATTGCGCGAACATGGCTGCACACCTCCCTGCCGCAGGATTTTTAA
- a CDS encoding helix-turn-helix domain-containing protein → MEKYPYLNEAVANILKEKREALGMSKRKLSELAMIERAYITGLENGKWNVTLNVLFFLSEALEIRPDVFIQLVMNEVENLKKRDAL, encoded by the coding sequence ATGGAAAAATATCCTTATTTAAATGAAGCAGTTGCGAATATTCTGAAGGAAAAGCGTGAAGCTCTTGGCATGAGCAAGCGCAAGTTGTCTGAGCTTGCGATGATAGAAAGGGCTTACATTACCGGATTGGAAAATGGCAAATGGAATGTGACATTGAATGTTTTGTTTTTTTTAAGTGAGGCGCTTGAAATAAGGCCTGATGTATTTATTCAACTAGTTATGAATGAGGTTGAAAACCTGAAAAAAAGGGATGCGTTATGA
- a CDS encoding amino acid ABC transporter permease — protein MAYQFTFEPIAANWPLLVQGAALTLALTAVSATVGLAVGILGAVSREWRLPFLHPFFTAYVECVRNTPFIVQLYFIYFGLPALGVRLNGWEASVLAMVVNLGAYSTEIIRAGVAAVPRGLIEAADSLAMSRWQCLRHVILRPALKTVWPALCSQIVIVMLGSSVCSQIAAEELTFEANLIQSRTFRAFEVYLASTLMYLALAIAVRKSLHAFGKHCIRRGRA, from the coding sequence ATGGCCTATCAGTTTACCTTCGAGCCCATTGCGGCAAACTGGCCATTGCTGGTTCAGGGGGCAGCGCTGACGCTGGCCCTCACGGCGGTCAGCGCCACGGTGGGCCTTGCCGTGGGCATTTTGGGAGCGGTTTCGCGCGAGTGGCGGTTGCCCTTTTTGCACCCGTTTTTTACCGCCTATGTGGAATGCGTCCGCAACACGCCCTTTATTGTGCAATTGTACTTCATATACTTCGGCCTGCCCGCCCTTGGGGTACGGCTGAACGGATGGGAAGCCTCCGTGCTGGCAATGGTCGTCAACCTTGGCGCATATTCGACCGAGATCATCCGTGCTGGTGTGGCGGCTGTGCCCAGAGGCCTGATTGAAGCCGCAGACTCCCTGGCCATGAGCCGCTGGCAGTGCCTGCGCCACGTGATTCTGCGCCCGGCGCTCAAGACAGTGTGGCCCGCCCTGTGCAGCCAGATTGTCATTGTCATGCTGGGGTCTTCGGTATGCTCGCAGATCGCCGCCGAGGAACTGACCTTTGAGGCAAACCTGATCCAGAGCCGTACGTTCCGTGCCTTTGAGGTCTACCTCGCCAGCACGCTCATGTACCTTGCTCTGGCCATCGCCGTGCGCAAGAGCCTGCATGCCTTTGGCAAACACTGCATCCGCAGGGGGCGCGCATGA
- the allE gene encoding (S)-ureidoglycine aminohydrolase, translating into MAYPEGLLKTRAVIRPGEYAVIPPEGRVRNVIPGIEDCNMSIIASPKLGASFVQYVGTALPGGGTVAPFAQEPGVEAFLYVMDGSGALTAATCEQKHALAPGGYVFAPAGKGLEFTNTTNAPVRFLLYKQRYIALPGHEVEAVFGNTATMEERIYEDMTNVFIRDLLPTHLGFDMNMHTLSFDPAGCHPFVETHVQEHGAYLLEGEGIYLLGAEWIQVQKEDFIFFGPYTPQAVYATGRGRLTYIYSKDCNRDVAL; encoded by the coding sequence ATGGCTTATCCAGAGGGTTTGCTGAAAACACGGGCGGTCATCCGGCCCGGCGAATATGCGGTCATTCCGCCGGAGGGTCGGGTGCGTAACGTCATACCCGGCATTGAGGACTGCAACATGTCCATCATTGCCTCCCCCAAACTGGGCGCGAGTTTTGTGCAGTATGTGGGCACCGCCCTGCCCGGCGGGGGCACCGTTGCCCCCTTTGCGCAGGAGCCGGGCGTGGAGGCCTTTTTATATGTCATGGATGGCTCTGGCGCGCTGACCGCAGCCACCTGCGAGCAGAAGCACGCTCTGGCCCCCGGCGGCTACGTGTTTGCCCCTGCGGGAAAAGGCCTTGAATTTACCAACACCACCAATGCCCCGGTGCGCTTCCTGCTCTACAAACAGCGCTACATTGCCCTGCCCGGCCACGAGGTCGAAGCCGTATTCGGCAATACCGCAACAATGGAAGAGCGTATCTACGAAGACATGACCAACGTGTTTATCCGCGATCTGCTGCCCACCCATCTGGGCTTTGACATGAACATGCACACCCTCAGCTTTGACCCCGCAGGCTGCCATCCATTTGTGGAAACCCATGTGCAGGAGCACGGGGCCTACCTGCTGGAAGGCGAAGGCATCTATCTGCTGGGGGCCGAGTGGATTCAGGTGCAGAAGGAAGACTTCATTTTCTTTGGCCCCTACACCCCGCAGGCCGTGTACGCCACGGGCCGGGGAAGGCTCACGTACATTTACTCCAAAGACTGCAACCGCGATGTGGCCCTCTAG
- the ahcY gene encoding adenosylhomocysteinase → MIKPLDLTLDYKVADISLADFGKKEMQLSERETPGLMECIKKYGPTQPLKGLKVTGSLHMTIQTAMLIKTLHALGADIRWASCNIFSTQDHAAAAIAESGMAKVFAWKGETLEDYWWCTEMALTWPDGSGPDLIVDDGGDATLLIHKGFEAESDPSILDQKTDNKEFQCILDRLKLRLKEDPQHWHKVAAKVKGVSEETTTGVHRLYQLEAAGTLLFPAINVNDSVTKSKFDNLYGCRESLADGIKRATDIMVAGKVVVVVGYGDVGKGCAQSMRGFGARVLVTEIDPICALQAAMEGFEVTTVENALPQGDIYVTCTGNYHVITGAHMEAMKDEAIVCNIGHFDSEIEMSYLENTPGITCLNIKPQVDKWTLKSGRSIIVLAEGRLVNLGCATGHASFVMSNSFTNQTLAQLKLASEPLENKVYTLPKELDEEVARLHLARLGVKLTTLTSEQAEYIGVKVEGPYKPSHYRY, encoded by the coding sequence ATGATTAAGCCTCTTGACCTGACCCTTGACTACAAAGTGGCCGACATATCTTTGGCTGACTTTGGCAAAAAAGAAATGCAGCTTTCCGAGCGCGAAACGCCCGGCCTCATGGAATGCATCAAAAAATACGGTCCCACCCAGCCCCTCAAGGGCCTCAAGGTCACCGGCTCCCTGCACATGACCATTCAGACGGCCATGCTCATCAAGACCCTGCACGCCCTTGGCGCAGACATCCGCTGGGCTTCGTGCAACATCTTTTCCACCCAGGATCACGCCGCCGCCGCCATTGCGGAAAGCGGCATGGCCAAGGTCTTTGCCTGGAAGGGCGAAACCCTTGAAGACTACTGGTGGTGCACGGAAATGGCCCTCACCTGGCCTGACGGCAGCGGCCCCGATCTTATCGTGGACGACGGCGGCGACGCCACCCTGCTGATCCACAAGGGTTTTGAGGCGGAAAGCGACCCCTCCATCCTTGACCAGAAGACCGACAACAAGGAATTTCAGTGCATTCTTGACCGCCTCAAGCTGCGCCTCAAGGAAGACCCGCAGCACTGGCACAAGGTTGCCGCCAAGGTAAAGGGCGTTTCGGAAGAAACCACCACCGGCGTTCACCGCCTCTACCAGCTCGAAGCCGCCGGAACCCTGCTGTTCCCGGCCATCAACGTCAACGACTCGGTCACAAAGTCCAAGTTCGACAACCTGTACGGCTGCCGCGAATCCCTGGCTGACGGCATCAAGCGCGCTACCGACATCATGGTGGCAGGCAAGGTGGTTGTGGTCGTGGGCTACGGCGATGTGGGCAAGGGCTGCGCCCAGTCCATGCGCGGCTTTGGCGCGCGCGTGCTGGTGACGGAAATCGACCCCATCTGCGCCCTTCAGGCCGCTATGGAAGGATTTGAAGTCACCACGGTTGAAAACGCCCTTCCTCAGGGCGATATCTATGTGACCTGCACCGGCAACTACCATGTCATCACCGGCGCCCACATGGAAGCCATGAAAGACGAGGCCATTGTGTGCAACATCGGCCACTTCGACAGCGAAATCGAAATGTCCTACCTGGAAAACACCCCCGGCATAACCTGCCTGAACATCAAGCCGCAGGTGGACAAGTGGACGCTCAAGTCCGGCCGCAGCATCATTGTGCTGGCCGAGGGCCGTCTGGTTAACCTTGGCTGCGCCACCGGACACGCCAGCTTTGTCATGTCCAACAGCTTCACCAACCAGACCCTTGCCCAGCTCAAGCTTGCCTCCGAGCCGCTGGAAAACAAGGTTTACACCCTGCCCAAGGAACTGGACGAAGAAGTGGCCCGCCTGCACCTTGCCCGCCTTGGCGTCAAGCTTACCACGCTTACCTCCGAGCAGGCCGAGTATATCGGCGTGAAGGTTGAAGGGCCGTACAAGCCTAGCCACTACCGCTACTAA
- the ilvC gene encoding ketol-acid reductoisomerase, translating into MSQFGEIYRDEDVDISVLHGKTIAIIGYGSQGKAQGKSLRDSGINVIVGVGDRTVHNSWKDAEADGFAVYNIEEAVKQADIVHILLQDPAQPAVYYSSIHAHLRPGQTLSFAHGFAILYGTIKPPKDVDVILFVPNGPGPVVRRKFKEGSGIYGAVAVDQDVSGHAAATALAIAKGVGSTRVGTIKLSFQHETEGDNFEEQVLYGGAIQLMRSIYKVMTDNGYPASFAYAKAVRSIRSIIDDIDEVGVEEYLTRRASRTCEFAVRTSGPRVINEDAIQQIFEETGKGIFARNWLNEFNLGMPTLNRMRRTWADSDMERTGKLFRDKFGMS; encoded by the coding sequence ATGTCACAGTTTGGCGAAATTTACCGGGACGAAGACGTTGATATTTCCGTGCTGCACGGCAAGACCATTGCCATCATCGGCTACGGCAGCCAGGGCAAGGCTCAGGGCAAAAGCCTGCGCGACAGCGGCATCAACGTGATTGTGGGCGTTGGCGACAGAACCGTGCACAATAGCTGGAAGGACGCCGAGGCCGACGGATTTGCCGTGTACAACATAGAGGAAGCCGTCAAACAAGCGGATATCGTTCATATTCTGCTGCAAGACCCGGCCCAGCCCGCCGTGTACTATTCTTCCATCCACGCCCACCTGCGCCCCGGCCAGACCCTCAGCTTTGCGCACGGTTTTGCCATCCTCTACGGCACCATCAAACCGCCCAAGGACGTGGATGTCATCCTGTTTGTGCCCAACGGCCCCGGCCCGGTGGTGCGCCGCAAGTTCAAGGAAGGTTCGGGCATCTACGGCGCGGTGGCCGTTGATCAGGACGTCAGCGGCCATGCCGCCGCCACTGCTCTTGCCATTGCCAAGGGCGTGGGCAGCACCCGCGTGGGCACCATCAAGCTCTCGTTCCAGCACGAAACCGAGGGCGACAATTTTGAAGAACAGGTGCTCTACGGCGGGGCCATCCAGCTCATGCGCTCCATCTACAAGGTCATGACCGATAACGGCTATCCGGCTTCCTTCGCCTATGCCAAGGCCGTGCGCTCCATCCGCTCCATCATTGACGATATTGATGAAGTGGGCGTGGAAGAATACCTCACGCGGCGGGCCAGCCGCACCTGTGAATTTGCCGTGCGCACATCCGGCCCGCGCGTCATCAACGAAGACGCCATCCAGCAGATTTTTGAAGAAACGGGAAAAGGCATCTTTGCCCGTAACTGGCTGAATGAATTCAATCTGGGCATGCCCACTCTCAACCGCATGCGCCGCACCTGGGCCGATTCGGACATGGAGCGCACAGGCAAGCTGTTCCGCGACAAATTCGGCATGTCATAG
- a CDS encoding amino acid ABC transporter ATP-binding protein — MSLVVVDELHKQFGETKVLRGVNLTVEEGDVVAVIGRSGSGKSTFLRILNGLESFDAGFVKIDGDRVRGLENDLRPLRLKVGMVFQQFNLFPHLTAGENVMLAPRIVKKEPEAEVRELAAEMLARVGLADKFNAFPDQLSGGQQQRVAIARALAMRPKMLLCDEITSALDPELVGEVLEVVRKLAAEGMTLIMVTHEMRFAREVGNKLVFMHQGKVHEAGAPKALFAKPGTPELASFIQTVN; from the coding sequence ATGTCGCTGGTCGTCGTTGATGAACTGCACAAGCAGTTCGGTGAAACCAAGGTGCTGCGTGGGGTCAACCTCACGGTGGAAGAAGGCGACGTTGTGGCCGTCATTGGCCGCAGCGGATCTGGCAAGAGCACGTTTCTGCGCATTCTCAACGGGTTGGAATCCTTTGATGCGGGTTTTGTGAAGATTGACGGCGACCGCGTCCGGGGGCTGGAAAACGATTTGCGCCCCCTGCGGCTCAAGGTGGGCATGGTCTTTCAGCAGTTCAACCTCTTTCCCCACCTTACGGCGGGGGAAAACGTCATGCTGGCCCCGCGCATTGTCAAAAAAGAGCCCGAGGCCGAAGTGCGGGAGCTTGCCGCAGAAATGCTCGCCCGGGTGGGCCTTGCCGACAAATTCAACGCCTTTCCCGATCAGTTGTCTGGCGGGCAGCAGCAGCGGGTGGCCATTGCCCGTGCGCTTGCCATGCGCCCCAAGATGTTGCTGTGCGATGAAATAACCTCCGCTCTTGATCCCGAGCTGGTGGGCGAGGTGCTTGAGGTCGTGCGCAAGCTTGCGGCGGAAGGCATGACCCTGATCATGGTCACTCACGAAATGCGCTTTGCGCGCGAAGTAGGCAACAAACTGGTGTTCATGCACCAGGGCAAGGTTCACGAGGCCGGGGCCCCCAAGGCGCTTTTTGCCAAGCCCGGCACTCCGGAACTGGCTTCGTTCATCCAGACGGTAAACTGA
- a CDS encoding amino acid ABC transporter permease: protein MISFSIWDMVRHLLTGAGWTIVLSVIAFALGGFMGLIVLFVRISPKAQLRALAVTYIEFFQDTPLLMQFFLIFFGLALFGVDISPLAAATLGLTFFTSAYLAEIWRGCVEALPKGQWEASACLAMNRYEQLRHVILPQALRIAIPPTVGFSVQVVKGTAVASIIGLVEITKTGTMIANATFRPLLVYGLVAAGYFLMCYPLSAFARCIERRLHVAGRR from the coding sequence ATGATCAGCTTCTCTATCTGGGACATGGTGCGCCATCTGCTGACGGGCGCGGGCTGGACAATCGTTTTATCCGTCATCGCTTTCGCTCTTGGCGGATTCATGGGCCTTATTGTGCTGTTTGTACGCATTTCGCCCAAGGCACAGCTGCGCGCCCTAGCCGTGACGTACATTGAGTTTTTTCAGGATACGCCGCTGCTTATGCAGTTTTTTCTCATCTTTTTCGGGCTGGCCCTGTTTGGCGTGGATATTTCGCCCCTGGCCGCCGCAACGCTGGGCCTTACGTTCTTTACCAGCGCGTACCTTGCTGAAATCTGGCGCGGATGCGTTGAGGCGCTGCCCAAGGGTCAGTGGGAGGCATCGGCGTGCCTTGCCATGAACCGTTACGAGCAGCTGCGTCACGTCATTCTGCCCCAGGCCTTGCGCATAGCCATCCCCCCGACTGTGGGCTTTTCAGTACAGGTCGTCAAAGGAACAGCCGTGGCCTCGATCATCGGCCTTGTGGAAATAACCAAAACCGGGACCATGATTGCCAACGCAACCTTCAGGCCGCTGCTGGTCTACGGCCTTGTGGCTGCGGGTTATTTTCTCATGTGCTATCCGCTTTCGGCCTTTGCCCGCTGCATCGAAAGGAGGCTCCATGTCGCTGGTCGTCGTTGA
- a CDS encoding FadR/GntR family transcriptional regulator has product MCAKLQENLDKITKLWKSSSEEAAERILSMILDNNWQEGHKLPPQRALAETLGVSRPTVREALVILETMGKVTIQPGKGVFLVTRAQESLPAAPVTRFDRSFITGKETQIFQFRHAIEPAIAALVALNATQAQLDDMAAMLDDMKQASVRGDVQLFAQLDFAFHTQMIEAANNPFFIEAMRPFFDLFSESQRLPFSNQEGLVDTMREHAVLLEHLRSRNSHGARLAMEEHVVATAARAGVRISSW; this is encoded by the coding sequence ATGTGTGCTAAATTACAGGAAAATTTAGATAAAATTACAAAATTGTGGAAATCTAGCTCAGAAGAAGCCGCTGAAAGAATTTTGTCAATGATTTTAGATAATAACTGGCAAGAAGGGCATAAATTGCCCCCACAACGCGCGCTTGCAGAAACCCTGGGGGTCAGCCGGCCCACGGTACGCGAGGCTCTGGTTATTCTGGAGACCATGGGCAAGGTGACCATTCAGCCCGGCAAGGGCGTATTCCTTGTGACACGCGCACAGGAGAGCCTGCCTGCGGCACCTGTCACGCGGTTTGACCGGTCATTTATTACGGGCAAAGAAACGCAGATTTTTCAGTTCAGGCACGCCATAGAACCGGCCATTGCCGCCCTTGTGGCCCTGAACGCTACGCAGGCCCAGCTTGACGACATGGCAGCCATGCTGGACGACATGAAGCAGGCCAGCGTGCGCGGTGACGTGCAGCTTTTTGCCCAACTGGATTTCGCCTTTCATACCCAGATGATTGAAGCGGCAAACAATCCTTTTTTCATTGAGGCCATGCGCCCGTTTTTTGATCTGTTTTCTGAAAGCCAGCGGTTGCCTTTTTCCAATCAGGAAGGGCTGGTGGACACCATGCGTGAACATGCGGTACTGCTGGAACATCTCCGGTCGCGGAACTCGCATGGGGCGCGTTTGGCCATGGAAGAGCACGTTGTCGCCACTGCCGCCAGAGCAGGAGTGCGTATTTCTTCTTGGTGA
- a CDS encoding ArsR/SmtB family transcription factor has translation MALLFFKALSDETRLRLVHILLHYELSVNELVSILDMGQSRVSRHLKILTEAGLLTSRRDGLWVFYATPRAGEELDFLRAITPFVHPDAAMRADLNMAAQILEERALKTRQFFNAIAEDWDELNREVLGSFDLAEAVCDAMPDGCGTAVDLGCGTGAVLTRMLPKAQGVIGVDGSARMLEICRRRFTPEDLAEGRVSLRIGELSHLPLRDHEADFACINLVLHHLSDPAEGLREIRRIMAVGGRFFVADFQRHADETMRSRYGDRWLGFDEQQLGLDLAAAGFAVLHCKHMQVNRNMTMLLLSAEAR, from the coding sequence ATGGCACTTTTATTTTTCAAAGCGCTGTCGGACGAAACCCGCCTCCGGCTGGTTCACATTCTGCTGCATTACGAACTCTCGGTCAACGAGCTGGTCAGTATCCTTGATATGGGGCAATCGCGTGTTTCGCGGCACCTCAAGATTCTTACCGAGGCCGGGCTGCTCACCTCGCGCCGTGATGGCCTGTGGGTTTTTTATGCCACGCCTCGCGCGGGCGAAGAGCTTGATTTTTTGCGCGCCATCACGCCCTTTGTCCACCCGGATGCCGCCATGCGGGCAGACCTCAATATGGCCGCCCAGATTCTTGAAGAACGCGCGCTCAAAACCCGCCAGTTCTTTAACGCCATTGCGGAAGACTGGGACGAGCTGAACCGCGAGGTTCTTGGCAGCTTTGATCTGGCCGAGGCAGTTTGCGATGCCATGCCTGACGGCTGCGGCACCGCAGTAGACCTCGGCTGCGGCACGGGCGCTGTGCTCACGCGTATGCTGCCCAAGGCGCAAGGGGTCATTGGTGTGGACGGCTCGGCCCGCATGCTTGAGATCTGCCGCCGCCGCTTTACGCCGGAGGATCTGGCCGAGGGCCGCGTTTCACTGCGCATTGGCGAACTGAGCCACCTGCCGCTGCGCGACCACGAGGCGGATTTTGCCTGCATCAACCTTGTGCTGCACCACCTTTCAGATCCGGCTGAAGGCCTGCGCGAGATCCGGCGCATCATGGCGGTGGGCGGCAGGTTTTTTGTGGCCGATTTTCAACGCCATGCCGATGAAACCATGCGCTCCCGCTACGGCGACCGCTGGCTTGGCTTTGACGAACAGCAGCTTGGCCTTGATCTGGCTGCGGCTGGCTTTGCGGTTTTGCACTGCAAGCACATGCAGGTGAACAGAAACATGACCATGCTTCTGCTCAGCGCCGAAGCCCGCTGA